One Microcoleus sp. FACHB-831 DNA window includes the following coding sequences:
- a CDS encoding ATP-binding protein: MEETLKILVVDDDEVDRMAVRRSLKTAGVQMALTEACDCKSAIAMLKQHRDFDCAFIDYRLPDGDGLSLVKEIRSFGFKVPLVVLTGQGDEQTAVDIMKAGASDYISKSKVSPESLSRSLRNAVRLYHAEIEVAQANERLLVAQERYRLVLEGSHDGIWDWDFCTNKIYWNDRFYEISGLPADYQLNTYEAFFQLLHSDDRPLLTKALTAHLERNEEFNIEVRLSHTSGEYRYCIAKGKAQRDERGRPYRMAGIISDITDRKRAEEQERFLASASTILAASLDYEKTLSSLAKLAVPHMADLCIVEVLEADGAIRSVGVAHTDGAKQEQVQQLLERYAPTVDGKHCVAKVLRTGEPDLCGEISELMLVDAALDAEHLELLRSLALKSYMIVPVVVRGKPFATISFAYSRPGRRYGISDQALAMDLARRAALSIENAKTAREAQEASDNLRKAIIILGEQQQQLRTLQHLTNLLNQRLTDLPGLLRVMVETVCEAIAGAQFCFIMLHNPQCTGLSLTVLAGDRTDELRLEDALEGEGWLSQVLSTGESQLIQRREQRGKGVEKQRNTGAEAQRGKKLRSSPASIYVVAIESAQAGRLGVLAIGNWEDVHAFDGEDRYLLGAVGEQAAIAINNARMINALEEREERLELQNKMLGHQNEELENQRQQIQLQNLQLLEAAKLKSQFLATMSHELRTPMNSVIGFSQLLLRQRLESLTSKQADMVERILNNGKHLLALIDDILDHTKIEAGRLELKLEELNLAELVRATAEELRSLALQKQLGLDVEIDLQNPYVVNDSGRLRQVLVNLISNAIKFTETGNVWVKVYEQSPDQLVVAVKDTGIGIAPENLDHIFEAFRQVDQALAKKHYGTGLGLAITTSLLDLMKGKISVDSQLGQGSTFLIEFPRQVSV, encoded by the coding sequence ATGGAGGAAACCCTCAAAATCCTAGTAGTAGATGACGACGAAGTAGACCGGATGGCGGTTCGCAGGTCGTTAAAAACTGCTGGCGTGCAGATGGCTCTAACAGAAGCGTGTGACTGTAAGAGCGCGATCGCTATGCTCAAACAGCATCGGGATTTTGACTGTGCCTTCATAGACTATCGCTTGCCCGACGGCGACGGACTCAGCCTTGTTAAAGAAATCCGCTCGTTTGGTTTCAAAGTTCCCCTAGTTGTCCTAACAGGTCAGGGAGACGAACAAACAGCCGTCGATATTATGAAAGCTGGGGCATCGGACTATATTTCAAAAAGCAAAGTTTCGCCAGAAAGTCTATCTCGCAGTCTGCGTAATGCCGTTCGCCTCTATCACGCTGAAATTGAGGTAGCACAAGCCAACGAACGATTGCTAGTTGCACAAGAACGCTATCGCTTAGTGCTAGAAGGCTCCCACGATGGCATTTGGGACTGGGATTTTTGTACAAATAAAATTTATTGGAACGACCGCTTCTATGAAATTAGCGGCCTACCTGCGGATTATCAACTAAACACTTACGAGGCATTCTTTCAATTACTGCATTCAGATGATAGACCCCTCCTCACCAAGGCACTAACAGCTCATCTGGAACGCAACGAAGAATTCAATATAGAAGTGCGGCTGTCTCATACATCGGGAGAATATCGTTACTGTATCGCCAAAGGTAAAGCGCAACGAGACGAGAGGGGCAGACCCTACCGCATGGCAGGCATTATCAGCGACATCACAGATCGCAAGCGGGCTGAGGAACAAGAGCGCTTTTTGGCCTCTGCCAGCACCATCTTAGCCGCCTCGCTAGACTACGAAAAAACACTCTCCAGCTTGGCGAAATTGGCAGTGCCTCACATGGCAGATTTGTGCATCGTTGAAGTTTTGGAAGCGGACGGCGCGATTCGTTCGGTGGGAGTTGCCCATACAGACGGGGCAAAACAGGAGCAGGTGCAACAGTTGCTAGAACGCTATGCGCCTACTGTCGATGGAAAGCACTGTGTAGCCAAAGTTTTGCGGACTGGTGAACCAGATTTGTGTGGAGAAATTAGCGAATTGATGCTGGTGGATGCAGCCCTTGATGCCGAACACCTGGAACTCCTGCGGTCATTGGCGCTTAAGTCTTATATGATTGTGCCCGTCGTGGTGCGGGGAAAACCGTTCGCGACAATTTCGTTTGCATACAGTCGCCCCGGTCGTCGCTACGGTATTTCAGACCAGGCATTAGCTATGGATCTGGCTCGTAGAGCAGCGTTATCGATAGAAAATGCAAAAACAGCACGGGAGGCGCAGGAGGCAAGCGATAATTTACGCAAGGCTATTATTATTTTGGGCGAACAGCAGCAACAACTGCGGACGCTCCAGCATTTAACGAATTTACTCAACCAGCGACTGACCGATTTGCCGGGACTTTTGCGGGTGATGGTGGAAACAGTTTGCGAAGCGATCGCAGGTGCCCAGTTTTGCTTCATCATGCTCCACAACCCCCAGTGTACTGGGCTGTCGCTGACAGTATTAGCAGGCGATCGCACTGATGAATTGCGCCTCGAAGATGCTTTAGAGGGCGAAGGTTGGCTCTCTCAGGTCTTATCAACTGGCGAATCTCAATTAATTCAGCGTAGGGAGCAGAGGGGTAAAGGGGTAGAAAAGCAGAGGAACACAGGAGCAGAGGCGCAAAGGGGTAAGAAATTGCGCTCGTCACCAGCCTCTATTTATGTAGTAGCGATTGAATCCGCGCAGGCTGGGCGGCTGGGCGTCCTAGCTATTGGTAACTGGGAAGATGTGCATGCCTTTGATGGCGAAGATCGCTATTTGTTGGGCGCAGTAGGAGAACAGGCGGCGATCGCTATTAACAATGCCAGAATGATCAATGCTTTAGAGGAGCGCGAGGAACGTTTAGAACTCCAAAATAAGATGCTGGGGCACCAAAACGAGGAACTAGAAAACCAGCGACAGCAGATTCAGTTACAAAACCTGCAATTACTAGAAGCCGCCAAGCTGAAAAGTCAGTTTCTCGCTACCATGTCCCACGAGCTGCGAACCCCCATGAATTCTGTTATTGGTTTCTCGCAGTTGCTGTTACGCCAGCGCCTGGAATCGCTTACATCCAAGCAGGCGGATATGGTGGAACGCATTCTCAACAATGGCAAACATTTGCTAGCTCTAATCGACGACATTCTCGACCACACAAAAATAGAAGCTGGGCGTCTAGAACTAAAACTCGAAGAATTAAATTTGGCAGAACTTGTCAGGGCAACAGCAGAAGAACTGCGTAGTTTGGCATTGCAAAAACAACTAGGATTGGATGTCGAAATCGATCTGCAAAATCCTTATGTTGTTAACGACAGCGGCAGGCTGCGACAAGTTTTAGTTAATCTTATTTCCAATGCTATTAAGTTTACCGAGACTGGTAACGTCTGGGTAAAGGTTTACGAACAATCGCCAGACCAATTAGTAGTTGCTGTGAAGGATACGGGGATTGGCATTGCCCCAGAAAACTTGGATCATATTTTTGAGGCATTCCGG